One Faecalispora anaeroviscerum genomic window carries:
- a CDS encoding iron-containing alcohol dehydrogenase family protein — translation MKNQNIYLPNYSVGEDCYQEIPFLTRNYGNKAVVIGGKTAMEKAKDALIKGVEGSRVELLGFLWYGGDSTMENVEKLRQEPLVQQADLLFAVGGGRACDTVKTLGDLLDKPVFTFPTLASNCAACTNLSVIYNPDGSFQQYYYQKQPACHTFINTRIIAEAPYEMFWAGIGDALSKEYEVAFACRGKKMHHLPLLGLGISKTCTSPLLTFGSRALEDCKNKRVSFELEQVALDIIILTGIVSNCTVHQNQPDSKDNYYYNSSLAHCVYYGSSLIPACEKHLHGEIVSFGVLCLLTYDNQMEERDRILAFNRSIGLPVTMGQIGLTEADLPVVAKKAASVVEWEYAPGNPTEEKLIQAILGVDQAGKKALTRGGI, via the coding sequence ATGAAAAACCAGAATATTTATCTGCCGAATTATAGTGTGGGAGAAGACTGTTATCAGGAAATCCCGTTTCTAACAAGAAACTACGGGAACAAGGCGGTCGTGATTGGCGGAAAAACCGCAATGGAAAAAGCAAAGGATGCCCTCATCAAGGGGGTGGAGGGTTCCCGCGTGGAGCTTCTCGGCTTTCTGTGGTACGGCGGCGACTCCACGATGGAAAACGTGGAAAAGCTCCGCCAGGAGCCGCTGGTTCAGCAGGCCGATCTGCTGTTTGCGGTAGGCGGCGGCCGCGCCTGCGACACGGTAAAAACCCTTGGCGATCTGCTGGACAAGCCCGTGTTCACGTTCCCAACTCTGGCCTCCAACTGCGCGGCCTGTACGAACCTGAGCGTGATTTATAATCCGGATGGTTCCTTCCAGCAGTATTACTATCAAAAGCAGCCTGCGTGCCATACATTTATCAATACAAGAATCATCGCTGAGGCCCCGTACGAAATGTTCTGGGCCGGTATTGGGGATGCGCTTTCCAAGGAATACGAGGTGGCATTCGCCTGCCGCGGCAAAAAAATGCACCATCTTCCGCTGCTGGGTCTGGGAATTTCGAAAACCTGCACCTCTCCGCTGCTTACGTTTGGTAGCCGAGCGCTGGAGGACTGCAAAAACAAGCGGGTTTCGTTCGAGCTGGAGCAGGTCGCACTGGATATTATTATTTTGACCGGAATTGTATCGAACTGCACTGTTCATCAGAATCAGCCGGATTCCAAAGATAATTACTATTACAATAGCTCGCTTGCCCACTGTGTGTATTATGGTAGCTCCTTGATTCCCGCCTGTGAAAAGCATCTGCACGGTGAAATCGTTTCATTTGGCGTGCTCTGTCTTTTAACGTATGACAACCAGATGGAAGAAAGGGACAGAATCTTGGCGTTTAACCGCAGCATCGGGCTTCCCGTTACCATGGGGCAGATTGGCCTGACTGAAGCGGATCTGCCGGTGGTCGCTAAAAAAGCAGCCTCTGTGGTAGAGTGGGAATATGCTCCCGGAAACCCCACGGAAGAAAAGCTGATTCAGGCCATTCTCGGTGTCGATCAGGCCGGAAAGAAAGCACTCACCCGCGGTGGGATTTGA